Proteins from one Vibrio coralliirubri genomic window:
- a CDS encoding DUF3299 domain-containing protein yields the protein MQKMLSLILSVVSLTAVAFPTFAETAMNLEWQDLNSESHEMKVEMPDLTDQQMRLLQGVIAMSASEEEQVQQQVLLFKQTLKEQGVDADEMIALRDEYMQTMKANAETITTEFDGKKVRVPGFIVPLEFSEGMTATEFLLVPVAGACIHMPPPPANQIVRVSFPEGFQVQNVQYPVWVEGDFSSNKVTEEVFLVDGKSNLTMGYEMKASMIEDYYEKEN from the coding sequence ATGCAAAAAATGCTTTCTCTTATCCTGTCGGTGGTATCACTGACGGCCGTTGCTTTTCCTACTTTTGCTGAAACAGCGATGAATCTTGAGTGGCAAGATCTGAACTCAGAGTCTCACGAAATGAAAGTCGAAATGCCGGATCTCACCGATCAACAAATGCGTCTATTACAAGGTGTGATAGCAATGAGTGCATCAGAGGAAGAGCAAGTTCAACAACAGGTTTTATTATTCAAACAAACGCTAAAAGAGCAGGGTGTAGACGCAGACGAAATGATCGCGCTGCGTGACGAATACATGCAAACCATGAAAGCAAACGCCGAAACCATCACGACAGAGTTTGATGGCAAGAAAGTGCGAGTTCCCGGTTTCATTGTTCCACTGGAATTTTCAGAAGGAATGACAGCAACAGAGTTTCTGTTAGTGCCCGTGGCGGGTGCGTGTATCCATATGCCACCACCACCTGCAAACCAGATTGTGCGCGTGTCTTTCCCTGAAGGCTTTCAGGTACAGAACGTTCAGTATCCAGTGTGGGTAGAAGGTGATTTTAGCTCGAACAAAGTGACTGAAGAGGTCTTCCTAGTCGATGGTAAAAGTAACCTCACCATGGGTTATGAAATGAAGGCTTCGATGATCGAAGACTATTATGAAAAAGAAAATTAA
- a CDS encoding metal-dependent hydrolase family protein: MKNAGLKLSVVALSCSFALSANAASTLFTNVDVFNGTENKLYEDHHVLVEDNLIKQISASPIEAGDAVVIDGEGKTLMPGLIEGHGHLLLNGGNLSDHENNRTIEELAARATVNANAAFQSGFTTWRDAGGLNTGLRKTIDSGMLPGPRLYTSGAFIGPTGSHADFSNLTTANQHFFGSSTSMARNSVSFNADGITEIKAAARQNFKQGNTQIKIMSSGGVASSFDPWQLNAMSAEEIEAAVEIADAYGSYVMSHAYSKKAIMRNLDAGVKTIEHGFMFDGDIADKMEDKDAYITTNMTAFSPYLTQIEAINSNPASKRKAESATKAFKDYISNVNKYQPKWGFHTDCVGDVVSCIKQTDHTIFLAGKELGNFFTLKGMTSVNGEIVKLSGVMDPYPEGKLGVIEAGAYADIIIVEGNPLEDLSVIGANEKWFDAEPRSPEIDTIKVIMKDGKVYKNTL; the protein is encoded by the coding sequence ATGAAAAATGCAGGCTTAAAGCTCTCTGTTGTTGCTCTTTCGTGTTCATTTGCTCTTTCTGCAAATGCAGCATCAACGCTATTTACTAACGTCGATGTGTTCAATGGTACTGAAAACAAATTGTACGAAGACCATCATGTATTAGTCGAAGACAATCTTATCAAACAAATCTCTGCGAGCCCGATAGAGGCTGGTGATGCTGTAGTGATCGACGGCGAAGGCAAAACGCTAATGCCGGGATTAATCGAAGGCCACGGACACTTACTGCTGAACGGCGGTAACCTAAGCGACCACGAGAACAACCGAACGATCGAAGAGTTAGCCGCGCGAGCGACAGTGAACGCGAACGCCGCGTTTCAATCGGGTTTCACCACGTGGCGTGATGCTGGTGGCTTGAATACTGGTTTACGTAAGACGATCGATTCTGGCATGTTGCCGGGGCCACGACTTTACACATCTGGCGCGTTTATAGGCCCGACTGGTTCACACGCCGATTTCAGTAACCTAACTACGGCTAACCAACACTTCTTTGGTTCATCGACCAGTATGGCTCGAAATAGCGTCAGCTTTAATGCCGACGGTATTACCGAAATCAAAGCGGCTGCTCGCCAAAACTTCAAGCAAGGCAATACGCAAATTAAGATCATGTCATCGGGTGGTGTTGCATCATCATTTGACCCTTGGCAACTGAATGCGATGTCTGCGGAAGAAATTGAAGCCGCGGTTGAAATTGCTGATGCGTATGGCTCCTACGTGATGTCTCACGCTTACAGTAAAAAAGCGATCATGCGTAACTTGGATGCGGGTGTTAAAACGATCGAACACGGTTTCATGTTCGATGGCGATATCGCCGACAAGATGGAAGACAAAGACGCCTACATCACAACCAACATGACCGCGTTTTCACCTTACCTGACACAGATTGAAGCGATCAACTCGAACCCAGCCTCTAAGCGTAAAGCGGAGTCGGCAACCAAAGCATTCAAAGACTACATCTCGAATGTAAACAAGTACCAACCGAAATGGGGTTTCCACACAGACTGTGTCGGTGACGTGGTTTCTTGTATCAAACAAACCGACCACACGATCTTCCTTGCAGGTAAAGAGTTAGGCAACTTCTTCACTTTGAAAGGCATGACATCGGTAAACGGTGAGATCGTTAAGTTATCTGGCGTGATGGACCCATACCCAGAGGGTAAGTTAGGCGTGATTGAAGCGGGCGCATATGCCGATATCATTATTGTTGAAGGCAACCCACTTGAAGACTTGTCAGTGATTGGGGCAAACGAAAAATGGTTCGATGCAGAGCCGCGCAGCCCTGAAATCGACACCATTAAAGTCATCATGAAAGATGGCAAAGTCTACAAAAACACGCTGTAA
- a CDS encoding helix-turn-helix domain-containing protein — MTVVDKKEVELFAELFKHIDGEIYTLLRSAKIPNDILTSNDHYDYLPETTIKNVVKIMGESASREEFSLFMWSFCKQTYVPRFVAKLSQQDSLKSALDQFGEQLKLISNGANVYTKQSGGKWWFVREKPFTNAPWFKFAELFSVIFINELLSVLTQGRWKPSEVGIQSGDLECFQSLPQMGTAQFYTQRPVTAFEIPEEIMLAPIVLPKIAQVLDLTKPLPSSFLSAFKLVIKPYLTMGKLPISLASEILNIHVRTIQRRLESEGVVYKTLIEEMVLEQVLELLEQSDLSITQVGAKMGYSDSSHFTRAFKRQMNMTPREYRKEHS, encoded by the coding sequence ATGACAGTGGTAGATAAGAAGGAAGTCGAGCTGTTTGCGGAACTGTTCAAACATATCGATGGTGAAATCTACACCTTGTTACGCAGTGCCAAAATCCCCAATGACATTCTCACCAGCAATGACCATTACGATTACCTCCCAGAGACCACCATAAAAAATGTGGTCAAGATTATGGGGGAGTCGGCGTCGAGAGAAGAGTTTTCGTTGTTTATGTGGAGCTTTTGCAAGCAAACCTATGTACCAAGGTTTGTGGCTAAGCTAAGCCAACAGGATTCATTGAAAAGTGCACTAGACCAATTTGGTGAGCAGTTGAAGCTCATATCCAATGGGGCGAATGTCTATACCAAGCAATCCGGAGGTAAGTGGTGGTTTGTTCGTGAGAAGCCGTTTACTAACGCGCCTTGGTTTAAGTTCGCTGAACTGTTCTCTGTCATTTTCATCAACGAGCTACTTTCAGTATTAACGCAAGGTCGTTGGAAGCCGTCTGAGGTTGGCATTCAGAGCGGCGATCTCGAATGTTTTCAATCTCTTCCACAAATGGGCACTGCTCAGTTTTATACACAGAGACCCGTTACTGCCTTTGAAATTCCAGAAGAAATCATGCTTGCGCCGATTGTTTTACCCAAAATTGCTCAAGTATTAGATCTCACTAAGCCTTTACCTAGCTCATTTCTGAGCGCTTTTAAGCTTGTTATAAAACCTTATCTCACGATGGGGAAACTGCCAATTAGCTTGGCATCTGAGATTCTGAATATTCATGTTAGGACGATCCAGCGTCGGTTGGAAAGTGAAGGCGTGGTCTACAAAACCTTGATTGAAGAGATGGTTCTTGAGCAGGTCTTGGAATTGCTAGAGCAGTCCGATCTATCGATCACGCAAGTGGGTGCGAAGATGGGGTATTCCGATTCTTCCCACTTTACCCGAGCGTTCAAACGACAGATGAACATGACGCCAAGAGAGTACCGAAAAGAGCACAGCTAA
- a CDS encoding PACE efflux transporter, giving the protein MSTLERVFHSVLFEVLAVTLSIIGLAIFTDHDVNALSGTMIVVATIAMIWNYCFNRIFDRYFTGEKSKRSLKLRVFHVVLFEAGLLIATIPVMAYLLNVGLWQAFLMDIGVTIFITIYAFVFNLIYDHVRAFWVRRGDLAVQ; this is encoded by the coding sequence ATGAGTACGTTAGAGAGAGTTTTCCACTCGGTGTTGTTTGAAGTATTGGCCGTCACACTGTCAATTATAGGTTTAGCGATATTTACTGATCACGATGTGAATGCCTTATCAGGAACCATGATAGTTGTTGCGACTATCGCGATGATTTGGAACTACTGTTTTAACCGTATTTTTGATCGTTATTTCACGGGTGAAAAATCAAAGCGTTCGCTCAAGTTACGTGTTTTTCATGTCGTGCTATTTGAGGCTGGCTTGTTGATAGCGACAATCCCGGTGATGGCATACTTACTTAACGTGGGGTTATGGCAGGCATTTTTGATGGACATCGGCGTGACCATTTTTATTACCATTTACGCGTTTGTGTTTAATCTGATTTATGACCATGTTCGAGCATTCTGGGTACGCAGAGGGGATCTAGCCGTTCAGTAA
- a CDS encoding LysR family transcriptional regulator: MYSFEQLKVFVTVCESGSFSAAARKLKRAQSGVSQSIANLEIAIDQELFNREKNIPVLTSKGKALLPVAKSILDQQKYFDQKVESLTQEDEHELIIAVDESIIDKNFIKIISSLADQFPITHFDIITTSTFDVEDLVRRGKAQIGIIYADGELKVDMDFFLLGQARFLTVSSATHELSQMSVVQDSDLKRYRQCVHRSSKQRELWFTYGISSMLWYANNHKTIVDLVEQNVGWANVPEMMVMEGIQKGDLVALPVSHEHGGWITPVGCLVSRSHINGPVLTSLIEQLKGHSLQYNQWQAN, encoded by the coding sequence ATGTACAGTTTTGAGCAACTAAAAGTCTTCGTCACGGTGTGTGAAAGTGGCTCTTTCTCTGCTGCCGCTCGCAAACTGAAACGCGCTCAGTCTGGGGTCAGCCAGTCGATCGCCAACCTCGAAATTGCCATTGACCAAGAGCTGTTTAACCGAGAGAAAAACATCCCCGTTTTAACCAGCAAAGGTAAAGCGTTATTGCCTGTGGCTAAGTCGATCCTTGACCAGCAAAAGTACTTCGACCAAAAAGTAGAATCGCTGACCCAAGAAGATGAGCACGAACTGATCATTGCGGTTGATGAAAGCATCATAGACAAGAACTTCATTAAGATAATCAGCTCACTCGCCGATCAATTTCCAATCACACACTTCGATATCATTACCACCTCAACCTTTGATGTTGAAGACCTAGTAAGACGTGGAAAAGCACAGATTGGTATTATCTACGCGGACGGCGAACTTAAAGTGGATATGGACTTCTTCTTGCTGGGCCAAGCGCGTTTCCTAACCGTTAGCTCTGCCACTCATGAACTCAGCCAAATGTCGGTCGTACAAGACTCAGACCTAAAGCGCTATCGCCAATGTGTGCATCGCAGCTCAAAGCAACGCGAACTGTGGTTCACCTACGGTATTAGCTCGATGCTTTGGTACGCCAACAACCACAAGACCATTGTTGATCTCGTTGAACAGAACGTGGGTTGGGCTAATGTGCCCGAGATGATGGTGATGGAAGGTATTCAAAAAGGCGATCTTGTGGCGTTGCCTGTTTCGCACGAGCATGGTGGTTGGATTACTCCAGTGGGATGTTTGGTGTCTCGCAGCCACATCAACGGCCCAGTTCTCACCAGCCTTATTGAGCAGCTTAAGGGGCACTCACTGCAATACAATCAATGGCAGGCTAACTAG
- the thiE gene encoding thiamine phosphate synthase produces MNPYKLYLVTDDQQDLETLKFVVEQAVAGGVTMVQVREKHGDVRAFIERAQAVKSILAGSGVPLIINDRVDVALAVDADGLHLGQSDMPAELARQLIGPDKILGLSIETEQQLQEADSLPIDYIGLSALFATPTKTNLKKHWGYEGIQMALETTKLPIVGIGGINESNIPQLVKTGIHGLALVSAICHAESPKQATQDLLSLMGE; encoded by the coding sequence ATGAACCCTTATAAGCTCTACTTAGTAACGGATGACCAACAAGATTTAGAAACGCTTAAGTTCGTGGTTGAACAAGCGGTTGCGGGTGGCGTTACTATGGTTCAAGTAAGAGAAAAACATGGTGACGTAAGAGCCTTCATTGAACGAGCACAAGCGGTTAAGTCGATTCTAGCTGGCTCAGGTGTACCGTTGATTATCAATGACCGGGTGGACGTTGCATTGGCTGTCGACGCCGATGGTTTGCATCTGGGGCAATCGGATATGCCTGCAGAGTTAGCACGTCAGTTGATTGGTCCGGATAAGATTCTTGGGTTATCAATTGAAACTGAACAGCAGTTACAAGAAGCCGATAGTTTGCCGATCGATTACATTGGCCTCAGCGCGTTGTTTGCCACACCGACTAAGACGAATCTAAAGAAACATTGGGGTTATGAAGGCATTCAAATGGCTTTGGAAACAACGAAGTTGCCGATTGTGGGTATCGGTGGAATCAACGAGTCGAACATTCCGCAGTTGGTTAAGACAGGTATTCATGGATTGGCCTTGGTATCAGCGATATGTCACGCTGAAAGCCCAAAACAAGCGACGCAGGATCTGCTATCTCTGATGGGAGAGTGA
- a CDS encoding methyl-accepting chemotaxis protein has translation MRHLSIALKIKLGYAICLLFFVISGFVSYKGIQTLSNGFSQYSELSQKATLSSNIQVHFLQMRLASERYLESLDEQYETNYQSSKLAIDELLNNLIQSTTKNDSLASLQLVQDSVAAFDVAYGSMKQSELLIDQLVNVEMVKRETNALKAAQSLLYESYNNNDPNASLYAGMLMENFLAAKITVLSYSNNNDLKTYEAGKDIFEYALPGIEGDIESLKSSPYQSELIEDFSNQREAYAKGFEQVHQQMIENTQRTATLASIGDSLAIAVADAQSILEQQKQALTPVLQASEKRSIQIIILLTSVALVIGMTSAVLVTRSITKGIAQVKQITNELSQGNLNVEVNIESKNEIGELLTNMEITIESLRDIVGQVNRSSVRIGEMSESLNQVTNNSSTNATQLNSEMINISSAVDQLASSTSEIAASANHASQVANQATENVAMGLKEVDKTLHEIGSADESMQVSSQKVTDLHKESMNIGAILEVIKGVSEQTNLLALNAAIEAARAGEQGRGFAVVADEVRTLAKRTQDSASQIDELITSLQRGAKDALESIKESHSTVSDASTQAQQASQNLHVINQHIQDLNQANSQIAISVDEQDCLTKSLGENAQGANTIAQSNQESVSSISGAASDLTEVAHHLESQVNRFRT, from the coding sequence ATGCGCCACCTTTCTATAGCGCTCAAGATCAAGCTGGGTTATGCCATCTGCTTACTCTTTTTCGTCATTTCAGGCTTCGTGAGTTACAAAGGTATCCAAACCTTGTCGAACGGCTTTAGCCAATACAGTGAACTCAGCCAAAAAGCGACATTATCAAGCAACATTCAAGTGCACTTTCTTCAGATGCGTTTAGCTTCTGAACGTTACTTAGAGTCATTGGATGAACAGTACGAAACGAATTATCAATCAAGCAAACTTGCGATTGATGAACTGCTCAACAACTTAATCCAATCCACCACCAAAAACGATAGCCTAGCTAGCCTGCAACTAGTGCAAGACAGTGTGGCGGCCTTTGATGTGGCTTATGGGTCAATGAAACAGAGTGAGCTCCTCATTGACCAACTGGTCAACGTTGAGATGGTCAAACGAGAAACCAACGCACTGAAAGCAGCTCAGAGCTTGCTGTATGAGTCTTACAATAACAATGATCCAAACGCGAGCTTATACGCGGGCATGTTGATGGAGAACTTCCTCGCAGCCAAGATCACCGTACTCAGTTACTCAAACAACAACGACCTTAAAACCTATGAAGCGGGTAAAGATATCTTTGAATACGCGCTACCAGGTATTGAAGGCGACATTGAGTCTCTCAAATCATCGCCTTATCAAAGTGAGCTGATTGAAGACTTCTCGAACCAACGCGAAGCGTATGCAAAAGGCTTTGAGCAAGTTCATCAACAGATGATTGAGAACACGCAAAGAACCGCTACCCTCGCCTCTATTGGTGACAGCTTAGCGATTGCGGTCGCGGATGCCCAAAGTATTCTCGAGCAACAGAAACAAGCGCTCACGCCAGTACTGCAAGCCAGTGAAAAGCGTTCGATTCAAATCATCATATTGCTGACGAGTGTGGCTTTAGTTATTGGCATGACGAGCGCCGTGTTGGTGACTCGATCTATCACCAAAGGCATCGCGCAGGTTAAACAGATCACCAACGAGCTTTCTCAGGGCAACTTAAATGTTGAAGTGAACATTGAGAGCAAAAATGAGATTGGCGAACTGCTGACTAATATGGAGATCACCATTGAGTCTCTGCGCGATATTGTTGGCCAAGTGAACCGCTCTAGTGTGCGCATTGGTGAGATGTCGGAGTCACTCAATCAAGTGACAAATAACAGCTCGACCAACGCAACACAATTGAATAGCGAGATGATCAATATCTCTTCTGCCGTTGATCAATTGGCTTCCAGCACATCAGAAATTGCTGCAAGTGCTAACCACGCGTCTCAAGTTGCTAACCAAGCAACCGAGAATGTCGCTATGGGACTCAAAGAAGTAGATAAAACACTGCACGAAATTGGCAGTGCCGATGAAAGCATGCAAGTCAGCAGCCAGAAAGTGACTGACCTACACAAAGAGTCGATGAACATTGGTGCCATTCTCGAAGTAATCAAAGGCGTTTCTGAGCAAACTAACCTATTGGCATTGAACGCGGCCATTGAAGCCGCCCGTGCGGGTGAGCAAGGCCGTGGGTTTGCCGTGGTAGCCGATGAAGTAAGAACGCTCGCTAAGCGTACTCAAGATTCTGCGAGTCAGATTGACGAACTCATCACCTCGCTACAGCGTGGCGCTAAAGATGCGTTAGAGTCGATCAAAGAGAGTCACAGCACGGTTTCTGATGCTTCGACTCAGGCGCAACAAGCTTCTCAGAACTTGCATGTGATTAACCAACACATCCAAGATTTAAATCAGGCCAACAGCCAAATCGCAATATCCGTCGATGAGCAAGACTGCTTAACCAAGTCACTGGGTGAAAATGCGCAAGGTGCCAATACCATCGCACAAAGTAACCAAGAGTCAGTCAGCAGCATTTCAGGTGCAGCGAGCGACTTAACTGAGGTTGCTCACCACTTAGAAAGCCAAGTGAATCGTTTTAGAACCTAG
- the thiM gene encoding hydroxyethylthiazole kinase, with translation MLTEQIIQSLRAVREQKPLVVNITNYVVMNNTANALLAIGASPIMAHSQQELSEMMSFSGALVINIGTLDSVWTPRMRFAVEQANLNNKVVVLDPVGCGASTLRTETSREIARLADKIIIRGNASEIIALAGEQAQSKGVDALDSSDAALGAAQCLVAEYGANVVISGETDYVVTKDSVVTLNNGHPMMPYVTGMGCTLTALTGAFAAVGDDSGLAAAAVLGVVGEIAAENSRGPGSLQMNLLDELYQLDEETLVQRLKIQ, from the coding sequence ATGCTTACTGAACAAATTATTCAATCGCTGCGCGCAGTACGAGAGCAAAAACCACTGGTTGTGAACATCACCAACTACGTCGTGATGAACAATACGGCCAATGCGTTATTAGCGATTGGCGCTTCACCTATCATGGCGCACTCACAGCAAGAACTGTCTGAGATGATGTCTTTCTCTGGCGCGCTTGTGATTAACATCGGCACGTTAGACAGTGTTTGGACGCCAAGAATGCGCTTCGCGGTTGAGCAAGCGAACTTGAACAACAAGGTTGTGGTTCTTGACCCAGTGGGTTGTGGCGCAAGTACGCTGCGTACTGAGACTTCTCGTGAAATTGCACGTTTAGCCGATAAGATAATCATTCGTGGTAACGCGTCTGAGATTATCGCGTTAGCGGGTGAGCAAGCACAGAGCAAAGGCGTTGATGCACTAGATAGCAGTGATGCTGCATTAGGCGCTGCGCAATGCTTAGTGGCTGAATACGGTGCGAATGTGGTTATTTCTGGTGAGACGGATTACGTTGTCACGAAAGACAGTGTTGTGACGTTAAACAATGGTCATCCAATGATGCCTTATGTGACAGGCATGGGCTGTACCTTAACGGCATTGACCGGAGCATTTGCGGCTGTCGGTGATGACAGTGGTTTGGCTGCTGCGGCGGTATTGGGTGTGGTTGGCGAAATCGCAGCTGAGAACTCTCGTGGCCCAGGTAGCTTGCAAATGAACTTGCTCGATGAGTTGTATCAGTTAGACGAAGAAACTCTGGTTCAACGTCTGAAGATTCAGTAG
- the tenA gene encoding thiaminase II, whose protein sequence is MKYQDLIQACQQDWQDYTEHDFVKTLANGTLAQPCFLHYLKQDFLFLKQYARAYALAIYKAKTLADMRRALPSVHALLDSEISHHVTYCGQWGLTESDLENEPEDFGTVAYTRYVLDAGMTGDLVDLYAALAPCSIGYAVIGKALLESSETVLEGNPYASWLQLYGSEEFQSGVATGAEYFNQLLAEIDINSERGQNIVHIFKTATRMEVAFWQQGLNALNDSPAA, encoded by the coding sequence ATGAAATACCAAGACTTAATCCAAGCCTGTCAACAAGATTGGCAAGACTACACAGAGCATGATTTTGTTAAAACGCTAGCAAACGGCACGCTCGCTCAGCCTTGTTTTCTGCATTATCTGAAGCAAGACTTTCTGTTCCTGAAGCAATATGCCCGCGCTTATGCGTTGGCGATTTACAAGGCAAAAACACTGGCTGATATGCGTCGTGCATTGCCAAGTGTTCATGCTCTGCTAGATTCTGAAATCTCTCACCACGTGACTTACTGTGGTCAGTGGGGTTTAACCGAATCTGACCTAGAAAACGAACCGGAAGATTTCGGTACAGTTGCTTACACGCGCTACGTTCTAGATGCGGGTATGACGGGGGATCTTGTCGATCTTTATGCGGCACTGGCTCCGTGTTCCATTGGTTACGCTGTGATTGGTAAAGCACTTTTAGAAAGCAGTGAAACTGTTTTGGAAGGCAACCCATACGCAAGCTGGCTGCAACTTTATGGCAGTGAAGAGTTCCAGTCTGGCGTAGCAACGGGCGCGGAATACTTCAACCAGCTGCTTGCTGAAATTGATATCAACAGCGAGCGCGGTCAAAACATCGTTCATATCTTTAAAACCGCAACGCGTATGGAAGTGGCTTTTTGGCAGCAAGGGCTGAACGCTCTTAATGATTCTCCAGCTGCTTAA
- a CDS encoding ABC transporter substrate-binding protein, with translation MKNTKLIGAVALLASLVSGHALADSEQKKLTLMLDWFVNPNHGPIVIAQERGYFADQGLDIEIQEPADPSTPAKLVAAGKVDLAVTYQPSLTMDVAAGLPLVRASTLIATPLNTLMVLDNGKNDSLADLKGKKIGIAIAGNEEATIGTMLAQENVAFTDVQTINVGWALSSSLASGKVDAIWGGLRNFETNQLALEGFKAKAFFPEEHGVPAYDELIFVANAKQHDDEAIKAFNKALEQATTYIVNHPQESWSEFVAYSPDTLNNELNQRAWNDTLTRFALRPSAVDLKRYDDYAQFMFDKGIIKSLPKAADYVPTFD, from the coding sequence GTGAAAAATACAAAATTGATAGGTGCAGTGGCACTGCTTGCTTCATTGGTTTCAGGTCATGCTCTAGCGGACTCTGAACAGAAGAAACTGACACTGATGTTGGATTGGTTTGTGAACCCGAACCATGGCCCAATTGTGATTGCTCAAGAGCGTGGCTACTTTGCTGACCAAGGCTTAGACATTGAAATTCAAGAACCAGCAGACCCAAGCACGCCAGCAAAATTGGTTGCAGCAGGTAAGGTCGATTTAGCGGTAACTTACCAACCAAGTTTAACCATGGATGTGGCAGCGGGTCTTCCTTTAGTTCGTGCATCAACCCTTATCGCGACGCCACTAAACACACTAATGGTACTGGATAACGGCAAGAACGATTCATTAGCGGATCTGAAAGGCAAAAAGATCGGTATTGCGATTGCGGGTAACGAAGAAGCGACTATCGGCACCATGCTAGCTCAAGAAAATGTTGCGTTTACAGACGTGCAAACCATCAATGTGGGTTGGGCTCTTTCATCTTCATTGGCATCGGGAAAGGTAGATGCAATCTGGGGTGGCCTACGTAACTTCGAAACTAACCAGTTAGCCCTTGAAGGCTTTAAAGCAAAAGCGTTCTTCCCAGAAGAGCACGGTGTGCCAGCTTACGATGAGCTTATTTTTGTTGCGAACGCAAAGCAGCACGACGATGAAGCGATCAAAGCGTTCAATAAAGCATTGGAACAAGCAACAACTTACATTGTGAACCACCCACAAGAGTCATGGAGCGAGTTTGTTGCGTATTCACCAGATACGTTGAACAACGAGCTTAACCAACGCGCATGGAACGATACGCTGACTCGTTTTGCACTTCGCCCTTCTGCTGTTGACCTGAAACGTTACGACGATTACGCACAGTTCATGTTCGACAAAGGCATCATCAAATCACTACCAAAAGCCGCTGACTACGTACCGACTTTTGACTAA
- a CDS encoding ABC transporter permease has translation MNDLTRSEAVARSTNAQATTTRSRQMNPVVRLLISSAVILGLWQLVVVVFEMPSFILPAPAEVFLKLIERYDVLLKHTWVTAQEILLGLLLGLSMGLFFALQMLMFDPLKRWLLPILIASQAIPVFAIAPVLMLWLGYGITSKVVMAAIIIFFPVTTCCYDGLRNTPTGYLDLAKTMGASKWQLLRHIQLPAALPTLASGIRVAVVIAPIGAVVGEWVGSSEGLGYLMLQANARMIIDEMFAALFILAVLSISLYFVTDKLLKKAIPWENQ, from the coding sequence ATGAATGATCTAACGCGAAGCGAAGCTGTGGCTCGTTCAACTAACGCACAGGCTACCACTACACGCTCTCGTCAGATGAATCCTGTTGTTCGTTTGCTTATCAGCAGTGCTGTGATTCTAGGTTTATGGCAGCTAGTTGTGGTTGTCTTCGAGATGCCGAGCTTCATTCTGCCAGCGCCAGCAGAAGTCTTTTTAAAGCTGATTGAACGTTACGATGTGTTACTCAAACACACTTGGGTGACAGCGCAAGAGATCCTACTTGGCTTGCTGCTTGGTTTATCGATGGGGCTATTTTTCGCTCTGCAGATGTTGATGTTTGATCCGCTAAAGCGTTGGCTATTGCCTATCTTAATTGCGAGCCAAGCGATCCCCGTGTTTGCTATCGCGCCAGTATTGATGCTGTGGCTTGGTTACGGCATCACATCAAAAGTGGTGATGGCGGCGATCATTATCTTCTTCCCTGTGACCACATGTTGCTACGACGGCCTACGTAATACACCGACAGGCTATCTCGATCTTGCCAAGACGATGGGTGCATCGAAATGGCAATTGCTTCGCCATATCCAACTTCCTGCTGCACTGCCAACCTTAGCGTCTGGCATTCGTGTGGCGGTGGTGATTGCCCCAATTGGTGCGGTCGTCGGGGAGTGGGTTGGTTCGAGCGAAGGGCTGGGTTATTTAATGCTACAGGCCAACGCACGCATGATCATTGATGAGATGTTTGCTGCCTTGTTCATCTTGGCGGTGCTGTCTATCTCGCTCTACTTCGTTACAGATAAATTACTCAAAAAAGCTATCCCTTGGGAAAACCAATGA